One window of the Oncorhynchus clarkii lewisi isolate Uvic-CL-2024 chromosome 19, UVic_Ocla_1.0, whole genome shotgun sequence genome contains the following:
- the LOC139375302 gene encoding chloride intracellular channel protein 4-like, whose amino-acid sequence MSLSVPHNGIKADNEPVIELFVKAGSDGESIGNCPFSQRLFMILWLKGVVFNVTTVDLKRKPADLQNLAPGTHPPFITFNGEVKTDVNKIEEFLEDVLSPPKFTKLSARHPESNTAGMDIFAKFSAFIKNSKPNANEGLERGLLKTLQKLDEYLRSPLPDEIDHNSIEDVKTSTRKFLDGDNMTLADCNLLPKLHIVKVVTKKYRGFDIPKDMIGIWQYLQNAYTHEEFTNTCPSDKEIEIAYQDVAKRLIK is encoded by the exons gcggGAAGTGATGGCGAGAGCATTGGGAACTGCCCGTTCTCCCAGAGACTCTTCATGATCCTGTGGCTGAAGGGAGTGGTCTTCAACGTCACCACAGTGGACCTGAAGAG GAAGCCTGCAGACCTCCAGAACCTGGCCCCAGGCACACACCCTCCCTTCATCACCTTCAACGGGGAGGTCAAGACAGACGTCAACAAGATAGAGGAGTTCTTGGAGGATGTCCTCAGCCCACCCAA gttcaCCAAGCTTAGTGCCAGACACCCTGAGTCCAACACAGCTGGGATGGACATCTTTGCCAAGTTCTCAGCCTTCATCAAAAACTCAAAACCCAATGCCAACGAAG GTCTGGAGCGTGGGCTGTTGAAGACCCTGCAGAAGCTGGATGAGTACCTGCGCTCCCCACTGCCCGACGAGATCGACCACAACAGCATTGAGGACGTCAAGACCTCCACTCGCAAGTTCCTGGATGGTGACAACATGACACTGGCTGACTGCAACCTTCTTCCCAAGCTGCACATCGTCAAG GTGGTGACCAAGAAGTACAGAGGCTTTGACATCCCCAAGGACATGATAGGTATCTGGCAGTACCTGCAGAACGCCTACACACACGAGGAGTTCACCAACACCTGCCCCAGTGACAAAGAGATCGAGATCGCCTACCAAGACGTGGCCAAGAGGCTGATCAAATAG